The window CATATATTTAAACCAATCAGATCATACATAGAATTGGTTCGTCATCAAATCGATAGTTATTGTACGGTAGAAAAGTGTATCCCTGAACTAGTCACACATGTATTTCAATAAAACTTAGAGTAATCACTATTTCTGTAATATTTACAGTCATAGAATCAAAATGTATTATTAGGGATTCAGAAAAATGACCATCGTCAGCCTAAAATTATTCTGAAAACGTTACACTACTTATTAAAATATAAGTAGCTTGAAGGTTTGCCAAGTTTTAGATGTCAATATGGCTACAGATAATCAATCAAGCGATCGTGATTAGAAgagaacaaacaaaaagaaaaccaGAACAATTTAGCCGAGTGAAGTGGAACTCATACAAGACAGGGAAATGATTTTAATAGATTCGATAATCGTATACACAATATTTTGAATACTAATGATTACAAGACAGAATTTAGTGAATTAGTATAACTTACAGGCAAATAATTAGGGTTTTTAGGTAGAACTAAACGACctaataagagtagaggataaacatctaTCATTCTCtgttgctaaacatataattgagacacgtcataagattgatcttaacttggcttttgtggtgttgtacaaaagtgtaaaagggcgtatactatgGTTTATAGAAGCCTTAGCCATATGAAAATCCAAACTCCCTTTATGcaatcaaaaacagtttgttctaaaattaaacctaccctggtaatattaacTAATTGTCCAAACTGTTTTCACATTACTTCTTTATCATCCTTGTCTTCTGctaccctccatttctagtctagacTAGTTCTTACCAAGTATAGAATGTgagatcagattgttcgaaaaaTACTGCATTAATATATCAccatatagttctgataatctttgtcttcttattacattatacGAAAGTTATCAAAGAGACGAATTGCTTTAGATTTTTAGGTAGAATTGCTTCGATTTTTGAGTACAGTTCAAAATCCCACCACGATAGTTCGctcatatattttataattattatttgactTAAACAAGATTGGACATCATATTCAAACTGTTGTGCACATTTTGGCTTGCAGCGTCAAGTATAAACCATGAATATTTGCTTACACTGTATCTGAATAAGAATTCTATGATTTTTAAAGAAGTAATGAGTGATATGATCCCACTATGGAATACTTTAGTTTAGAATAGTTGTTTTCCTTCCGAAAATATCATGattatagttatttatttgtaaatcaGTAATGTCAATTCGTATGAAGGTTTTAGTTAGATGAGCTTGTGTACTTTCAAAGGATAACATTATAAACATTCACTCTTACTCCGCCTGGATCAcctctgaggctactgccggtcccaagcccggataaaggaggagttTTGAGCattgggttagcgaccccatcccatagaaaactaactcgctaaaaaacaagagcaagagcagtatatttacaactggagAACGTCTGAAACTAAAAAAAACTGTCgatcaacaccaaagtcagaattctcAACACAAATCTTTATTAATAGTGTTAATTAACAGTTCGAATctattggccagacactatcagcaacaaccaactgtgggagagaacaaaccacattcCAGCGGAAGAATAAAtaaggaagaatcactggaagtggataggacacacattgaggaaatcacccaactacGTCATAagtcaagccctaacttggaatcctcataACCAAAGGAGGCTATGAAGACCAAAGAaacattacatcgagaaatgagaagattgaacaacaattggatagaagtagaaaggaaggaCGAGGAccgagtgagttggagaatgctcgTTGGCGGTCTATGCTCAATTGGAGGGTAACAGGCGTacttaattaagtaagtaaagaGTCTTTGGTTGACGGAAGCTGACAGAGATCAAGTCAATCCAAGAGCGTTTTAATTTCAAGTTTCGTGATAAATTGAAGAATATAAATCAAATTACAAATGAAatgtaactcactgaaaactaACTAAATGAGACCATAGATTcttaataaatcattatcatcaacTTAAACAATTTTAACTACATCACAAggtaatccgtgtcaggtacaaacaggtatctacctcagtacaatgtaAGATGGtcacacaatttcgtggattggttagaATTAGACATtgataccgttggatgccgaccggctcagtggtctacaggttaaacATTTACGCACGACACTGAAGGCTCtgtgtttgaatcccgcgagcagtttcgtgaatgcgcactgctctggagttccacaataggacgaaacttccgtccagtacttctaggttttcaatggtgatctaacatcaatcggtccataatctcaatcaaaaatactaATTATAGAATTACAAACTCTAATTACTTCATCTGAAAAGAGTTAATATATTTCGAGCAATGACCGACTTACAACATGTGCTTCTAGTAAACATATATGATTTAAAAATACTTAGTGGAGAAAACACTAATTAGACATAATTATCGTCTAAATATTGAAGATGAAGTTCAGCTAAGGTTCCTCTATTTAACGAATTTATTTTCAAGTTATATATGTTTATTCACTAATCATATAACCTCAGAGAAAATTATAAATCAAACTCAAGGGGATATGAGAAATTATTAGGGAGAggagctaagtggataacgcaatggcgtttaaagcgaacggtactgggttcgagttctgaagtgaatatcaactcgggtgcaggtacatccagccgacgagtatcaaataggacgaaacacgcatcctggattctactgctagtcactatcgatctttgcttataaagcttacgacttaaggcaatatcaagtcaatccgcacaggatgcacatatgccaataaaagactgatcaattgcattgctaaacatcaatcggaagattcaaaaaACCATTACAAAGATAAATTAAATTTCACTTCATTACATAAGCTTAATGGCTATCAGGATTTAGAAGCTAAGTGAATGCCATGATgttgtttgaagcgaatagtactgAGTCCGAGTTCCAGATTCAACATCAACTtcgtgatgcaggtacatctagcttaCGAGTCCCAAAGAGGTTGAAATACATATCTTGATTTCTACTGCTAACCATTATACATCTTTACTTagaatatatttacatatgttGGATACTATAccgtttacttacttacgcctgttactcccaatggagcataggccgctgaccagcattctccaacacactctgtcctccgccttcttttctagttccatccaattcttgttcatttttctcatgtctatcttcatttcccggcgtaatgtgttctttggtcttcatctcctcctttgaccttcaggattccatgtgagggcttgtcttgtgacacagttgggtgctttcttcaatgtgtgtcctatccacttccagcgcttcttcctgatttcttcctccgctgggatctggtttgttctctcccacagttggttattgctaatagtgtctggctaatggatccgaagtattttgcgtagacaattgttaataaacacctgtatcttgtggatgatggctttcgtagttatccaggtttccgccccatacagtagaactgtcttgacatttgtattgaaaactctgatcttggtgttggttgacagttgctttgagttccagatgttcttcagttgtaaatatgctgctctagctttgccgatccgcggcttcacatctgcatcagatccaccctgttcatacCGTTTACtaacaaaatgtaaataaatattctggttttcttttttttcttttctttttttaaaacaaatagaaaGACAAGCCCTTCTTTAAAACACTTCATATAATGAGCTTAACAACTTTTTATGATCATGAAACGAGTAATCATTTTGTGTCATTAACGATTTATAAAAAGAAACCAATTAATGGAACTAAATAGAGAATTCAAGTTtggattattttcattatgattaAACTTTATTCACTAATCATAATGTAATTCATTGATAGATTGTAAATTACACCCCTTTtaaataggcataatgatgtatCAATAACTCCTCCTGGAGTTCCTCcgggggttactgccggtcccaagcccggataaaggaggagggttgagcatggggttagcgaccccatcatcTAATACAATTCATATTTGGCTTCTTATTACCATTGTCATATAAATAAGGTTAGCCTAGATAACCATAAAGAATAAAATGGAAGATTTATGTTTATAGCATCTTTGTACAAACTATAATGAAGTTAGATAATGGGCAAAAAATAACTTCCTAACTTATTTTATGATTATCGTTACATGACTATCATTCTGATTGTTTTGTGGcgcgtactacttatattgatataagtaatatatgacGCGAgccaggaatgtaatgtctggcagcagaagatggggaagatcaagaaaggaagaacgggaatagatagcaattagtatggaaatgcaagaacaatgaagtccaagacaattattgaaaatttgcaaattaagtatcaTAGTATGGTTTTGGTACCCTGTATAGTTGAcctattaattttcatataaaaatgtcttaacaagtacatTATGCGTAACCAGATTATttgaaattgttttaataaatgattCTACATCACGAATTCTTgccttaattatttattattaattgagatcatgaaccgattgatgttagaccatcattgaaaacctggaagcactggatgtccatttcgtcttattgtcggactcctcagcagtgcgtatccacgatccctctcgcgggattcgaacccagggccttcagtctcgctgctgaggagtcccacaatacaacaaaactgccgtccagtactttcaggttttcaatgttagtctaacatcaattggttcatgatctcaatcaaaaatttaataatctccacaacccttaaactgatATTTATGATTAGGAAGCATTTTAAGTTCTAAATGTGAGATTGTAGCTAAAGCGAGAGATGGAGACATTATGACACTGAATAATATAAAGCGACAATGTGACTAGGTAATCTTCTGGGAATCTGTTACGTACTTCGACTACACTTAGTCTaggtattaaaaaaattattgcaTATCTATTTTTGAATTATTCTGATGGAACTTTATAGTATAAATTGACTTCAACAGTAATTCGGGAAGATTGTAAGATCCAACAGATGCAATATTCAATTAAAGTCTAATAATTAATATCTAGATATATGAATGAGGTCCTGAAAATGAATCTCGAGAGGagggatcatgaatgcgcactgctgaggagtcctataccagAACGAAATAGCCGTTCAGCGCTTCCAAATTTTTcacggtgatctagcttcaattggttcatgaattcaactaatgaattacatttttattgatGATTAGAACTTCTGTTCCAAATAGATAGTTAACAAACATTTACATTTTCATCAATAATACTTAAGTGTCGAATTTTTCAGTACATTGAATAGTCAGTTTACgtatcaaaacaactgtcaatcaacaccaaaattagaattttcaatacaaatgtcaacacagttctattgtatggggtAGAAACTTGGCGAACTACGAAacccatcattcagaagatacaagtgtttcttaacagctgtctacacaaaatacttctgatccgttggccaaacacaatcaacaataaCAGTGGAAGAATAAATCAAGAAGAATCACTGGAAGTAAATATGACATACATTGAAGAATGCACCGAACTACGTCACAAGTCAAGCCCTCACTTGaaatcttcaaggccaaaggaggctaggaataccaaagaacaaattaaaCTGATAAATGGAGAGAGACATGAGAAGAaagaacaacaattggatagaactaaaaaTGTAGGTCTAGGACCGAGTGAATTAGAGAATACTGGtaggcggcctatactccattgggagtaacaggtgaaagtaagtaagttaatatGGCTTACTTTGTGTTTAAGTATGTTCAATAGATATCAACTGTTTATCCCAAAACATCTTACATCTCATCATCTCCTGATATTGTTAAAGTTATTCACTTTGTAATTCCATTTCAATTGTAAGTAAACAATGGTACCTTTTTCATTGAATTAAGTCTTGTAAGGTTTACAGCTTGAGTTGTCTTAAGTTGTCTGAACCGTTTTGTATTTGTTGACAACTTCAAGTGATTGCATATTCCAATTTCACCATTCTATCTATTTGATTGTTTAATACTTCTTTAGTATCCATTTCACTCATCAGATGGTAGGTGATATGAATGTATATCAACTATTCTCTTTATCCGTTTACTAGAATCATTTAGATGTCCAAAAAGTACCAATGATTACAAAAATCATCATAATATGGATAAAGCAAAGTTGATTTCATTATGATCAGACTCAGTCAAATGTTTCACAATGGGGGGGAAGATTTTGTCTTGAAACAAAGTTAAACTTATTCAAGTTAAGAGAATCAACAATGAAATCAAATTGTCTAGAATCTTTGAATTTAAGACAAAAAGTAAACCTACATTATTCTTTTCTTTCGTTTTTctcttctcttttcttttctcttttttttttgtgTGAATTGGTTTTAATCTCCATCGAAACTGTTAAAAGTATAGTGAGAAATAAACCAACGAGATAGACCGGAGACATTAGATTGGTCTGTGAACTtcagacaacaacaacaacatgtatatatatatataggtatacATATGACATAAGTTAGTTACCACCATACTTAACAGATAtgcttattcatttattcattaaatggtttttcaTTTTGATCATATGTCATATTGTCAATTCGACATCATTCTGTGGTTCACCTCCTTTAGTGAAATTGGTAGATTCAATATTGCTAGAGaatttgattgaaattttaGGATCATACTGTCACTGTACATTCGGATGATGTTGAGAGACGGAATACAGCGCCAAAACATTTGAAGTTTTATACGCATTTTACTCAGAATTTCTACACAATGAAAGATCATGCTAAACTCTCAGTAATTCACATGATTTATGATAAAAATTCTTCTCAGTATAGTAATGTTTTTCATTGTTTCTATGAATGATTTAATTGTAACAGTTTTAAGTTTTGATTATTTGaatagctatatatatatatatatattcacttatgAATAACAATGATGAGGatgatcgtggatgagcactgctgaggactcccgtgctaggacgaaactgctatccagtgcttccggtttgtccatagtgatctagcttcagttgactcatgaattcaactataaaattagtaaaatctccacaaaagctCCCTATGATAATCAtgaacatatactcactagtgacttgcttgaagagatatttcctggagttctagtgagaagcagtgatcagtggagttcaaccaaatctgttgtgagatagtaacacaCTGATAACAATCGTTGatggtggtgcaacttcgtggattgattgaagtaagTCATTAATATGattggatgctggccagctcATTGGTGTAGAGATTAAGCACTCGCGCGTGTGACCGATAGgacctgggttggaatctcgtgaggcgggatcgtggacacgcactgttgaggagttttaCAGTAGGGTGGAACGGCcgtcagtgcttctaggttttctatgatgatctagtttcgattgactcatgatcccaactattaaaattaataatgtaaTACTTTAGTTGtgttattttacatttttacaGATATATCTACGAGCGGCAATAAAGTATTGGGAAGAAGCATTGACAGTCAAGAAACCTGGAAGTGGAAAACAACTAGCAAAAAGGTGATTGTACTGTTAGCTTACTTGTTTATTGATATGTAATCATTAGCATTCTTGTCACACTTGTGATTCTTGTCATTTCAATGTTTGAAGGTATCTTGTTAAGTAACTTAAGTAATTCACTATTCTAGATTAAAACTTAATAGATGGATTTCTTTTATTCTTAACTGAAAAACATTCTTATTTTGTTTCATCAAGGTATTGTGAAAGTGGATACTATTACACAGCTATTGGGAATAATTCCATATTTTGTCGTCAGTCGATGTG of the Schistosoma haematobium chromosome 4, whole genome shotgun sequence genome contains:
- a CDS encoding hypothetical protein (EggNog:ENOG41KOG2556~COG:M,V~MEROPS:MER0011819), coding for MFFSCKYAALALPIRGFTSASDPPCSYRLLTKFYVSKQLSINTKIRIFNTNVNTVLLYGVETWRTTKPIIQKIQVFLNSCLHKILLIRWPNTINNNSGRINQEESLEVNMTYIEECTELRHKSSPHLKSSRPKEARNTKEQIKLINGERHEKKEQQLDRTKNDHTVTVHSDDVERRNTAPKHLKFYTHFTQNFYTMKDHAKLSLCYFTFLQIYLRAAIKYWEEALTVKKPGSGKQLAKRYCESGYYYTAIGNNSIFCRQSMCKRDVMCGRVKIPDQYVGECYQEYYNRLHRTYNNGSGIPSAGYILLVDAINTRTCSGSTAAFASSCLMDEETDRPILGFVNVCPGKMGVDYPEDRNSLGIFLHEIGHALGFSSSNFPFMRFPNGKARTPRDDKRKPKYKDQYGNYIPSNNTITKITRTWRSTAGWFTKDFYAFVTPKILNAARKHFTCNRLDGADLENQYQTGPIGSHWEGRTYSVSLLKYEYEFCTF